From a single Aquincola tertiaricarbonis genomic region:
- a CDS encoding PAAR domain-containing protein, with product MSIPAAATLHDEIKHSGLIANVLKVATTFGVGLLTGMAIGAAAVFVVGTGGLGALVLGAVVGAVFGAVADGVAQSITGKGLDESLTAPIHAAIDKMLPGVVKGLIVTGSPDVRINSKAAARAKADEVQCSDHPSVPRPRIAQGSGNVFINSHPAARVGDKTECGAVLSVNPGRKGNVGIGGGQVTVLEIGDGLPPWLSAVSRYLGYALAVCQAIRGRGALAQRIICFAGNALMGMAADKLVSTTGLSQAVADGLNGLKGHPVHMPSGAKVLNGEHDTDFEMPAAMPLAWVRHYNSLTTRSSGLFGQGWSTLYDMELRLNDADRSDLPSGPRPPDSPHTLIDAAGRAIPLPALAEQQKFVLPQEGMTLACLEGGRHGRYVLQLADGWVVDFGAPGGAPDAPETLRPLLLQDPNDNAHHLAYGADGRLHTLRTSCGQELRLLYDLSQHPSRVTRIDYCNASVVQGAACPVQTLVHYGYDAQGQLTEVRNAAGQPTRCFAYDAAGRMHFQRLPEGLEVHYDWAQVAAGGPTGWRVIGWRTSLGERVRIHYDLQGEAPNASATTYLPTPDAAPGDTGAAQPARRETWHWDHQHRVTRYADALGQPWRLQWDGDKRQLAGLTSPLDTTVRLTYDEHGHLHTLTDPLGRVTRTQWHPQWALPLSVQHPDQSRTVYQYDSQGNLCV from the coding sequence ATTCCAGCCGCCGCCACCTTGCACGACGAGATCAAGCATTCGGGCCTGATCGCCAATGTTTTGAAGGTGGCCACCACCTTCGGCGTGGGTTTGCTCACGGGTATGGCCATCGGGGCGGCGGCCGTTTTCGTGGTGGGCACCGGTGGCTTGGGCGCGTTGGTGCTGGGTGCCGTGGTGGGCGCGGTTTTTGGCGCCGTGGCCGACGGCGTGGCACAAAGCATCACAGGCAAAGGGCTGGACGAATCGCTCACAGCGCCCATTCACGCGGCGATCGACAAGATGCTGCCCGGCGTCGTCAAGGGCTTGATCGTCACCGGCTCGCCCGACGTGCGCATCAACAGCAAGGCCGCCGCACGCGCGAAGGCCGATGAAGTGCAATGCAGCGACCACCCGTCGGTGCCGCGCCCGCGCATCGCGCAAGGCAGCGGCAACGTGTTCATCAACAGCCACCCGGCCGCCCGCGTCGGCGACAAAACCGAATGCGGGGCCGTGCTCAGCGTCAACCCCGGCCGCAAGGGCAATGTGGGCATCGGCGGTGGCCAGGTCACGGTGCTGGAAATTGGCGACGGATTGCCGCCCTGGTTGAGTGCCGTCTCCAGATACCTGGGCTATGCCCTGGCCGTGTGCCAGGCCATACGTGGCAGAGGCGCGCTCGCGCAAAGAATCATCTGCTTTGCCGGCAACGCCCTCATGGGCATGGCGGCCGACAAGCTGGTGTCGACCACCGGCCTCAGCCAGGCCGTGGCCGATGGGCTCAACGGTCTCAAGGGCCACCCGGTGCACATGCCCAGCGGCGCCAAGGTGTTGAACGGTGAGCACGACACCGACTTTGAAATGCCGGCCGCCATGCCCCTGGCCTGGGTGCGGCACTACAACTCGCTGACCACCCGCAGCAGCGGCCTGTTCGGCCAGGGCTGGAGCACCCTGTACGACATGGAGCTGCGGCTCAACGACGCTGATCGCAGCGATCTGCCCTCCGGGCCGCGCCCGCCGGACAGCCCGCACACGCTGATCGACGCCGCCGGCCGCGCCATACCCCTGCCCGCATTGGCCGAACAACAAAAGTTCGTGCTGCCGCAAGAAGGCATGACCCTGGCCTGCCTGGAAGGTGGCCGCCATGGCCGCTATGTGCTGCAGTTGGCCGATGGCTGGGTCGTCGATTTCGGCGCCCCCGGCGGCGCGCCCGATGCGCCTGAGACCCTGCGCCCGCTGCTGCTGCAAGACCCCAACGACAACGCCCACCACCTGGCCTACGGTGCCGACGGGCGCCTGCACACCCTGCGCACCAGCTGCGGCCAGGAGCTGCGCCTGCTGTATGACCTCAGCCAGCACCCCAGTCGCGTCACCCGCATCGACTACTGCAACGCCAGCGTGGTGCAAGGCGCCGCCTGCCCGGTGCAAACGCTGGTGCACTACGGGTACGACGCCCAAGGCCAGCTCACCGAGGTGCGCAACGCGGCGGGCCAGCCAACCCGCTGCTTCGCGTATGACGCCGCCGGCCGCATGCACTTCCAGCGCCTGCCCGAGGGCCTGGAGGTGCACTACGACTGGGCGCAGGTCGCGGCCGGCGGCCCCACCGGCTGGCGCGTCATCGGCTGGCGCACCTCGCTGGGCGAGCGGGTGCGCATCCACTATGACCTGCAAGGGGAGGCCCCCAACGCCAGCGCCACCACCTACCTGCCCACCCCCGACGCTGCCCCGGGCGACACCGGCGCCGCCCAGCCCGCCCGCCGGGAGACCTGGCACTGGGACCACCAGCACCGCGTCACCCGCTACGCCGACGCGCTGGGCCAGCCCTGGCGCCTGCAATGGGACGGCGACAAGCGCCAGCTCGCCGGCCTGACCTCGCCGCTGGACACCACGGTTCGCCTGACCTACGACGAACACGGCCACCTCCACACCCTCACCGACCCCCTGGGGCGCGTCACGCGCACCCAGTGGCACCCGCAGTGGGCGCTGCCGCTGAGCGTCCAGCACCCGGACCAGTCGCGCACGGTGTACCAGTACGACAGCCAAGGCAACCTGTGCGTATAG
- a CDS encoding RHS repeat-associated core domain-containing protein, whose amino-acid sequence MAHSPRGLLLRHTDCSQRQTRYGYDPHSPWGALQSVTQADGSRHTFQTDALARPVAHTRPDGSTVRWQWNERGQLAAEADALGHISRYRYNPLGQRTHSTDPLGQTIRQDHSAQGLLLQLTDAAGQPTRFEHDAAGQLITQHAIDGIRTDYHLDALGLPVVVQTRSADGTLAQRIELQRDAAGRLIQKRTAHTRTVYHYSALDQLLQIERFERLPDWGSEPQGQRPLDVLGFAYDGLGRLIEERSTQFDYAAAPPSEPPTKTPRHRRHSVVRHSHDELGNTIQTVLPQGQTLHYLYYGSGHLHHIHLDGHTISDFERDALHQEILRSQGQLRTHKTRDAMGRVLHQVSRLGEVGFEDLRHQDLWHQAGQRRSIHRQPNHLIKAYAFDANAELIRRRDPLAGEVHYGYDAIGRIQNARSLPPIRQERYAYEAPSRAELSAALNRDPSAPAQPVLNETFAWDAASNPLPPGIVLTGPTSEGYVRHNRVLMHEDKRYQYDGLGRLVHKRIGSHTEQRLSWNEDNQLTEVSTTRLGLTQRVRFTYDALGRRVSKTGDFGTTYFIWSGLRLLQEQVGAKLTTHVYEDQDSYVPLARIEQLDLAQLENVGLDHDYRQQPQNFKPRVYYIHANSAGAPEELTDSDGHIVWQARYQTWGNVALQPQLGRDPNPYALPRFKPEAQTLRMQGQYADTETGLYYNTFRYYDPDVGRFISQDPIGLAGGINLYQYGPNPLGWVDPWGWAVTPLNAPGYSAYGLYAPGSDVPYYVGHTGGALEDRLAGHVSSGRAVDGQTRIRPLPGTSEGGLTYTQAKGFEQAGREKYNTKTGFPGNVIEPINKARTDKRGRAHFKSYRAASKVMAIRPAKAKCM is encoded by the coding sequence TTGGCCCACAGCCCGCGCGGCCTGCTGCTGCGGCACACCGACTGCTCGCAGCGGCAAACCCGTTACGGCTACGACCCGCACAGCCCCTGGGGGGCGCTGCAATCGGTGACCCAGGCCGACGGCAGCCGTCACACCTTCCAGACCGACGCGCTGGCGCGCCCTGTCGCCCACACCCGGCCCGACGGCAGCACCGTGCGCTGGCAGTGGAACGAGCGCGGCCAGCTGGCGGCCGAGGCCGACGCCCTGGGCCACATCAGCCGCTACCGCTACAACCCGCTGGGCCAGCGCACCCACAGCACCGACCCCCTGGGCCAGACCATCCGGCAAGACCACAGCGCCCAGGGCCTGCTGCTGCAGCTCACCGACGCCGCCGGCCAACCCACGCGCTTTGAGCACGACGCCGCCGGCCAGTTGATCACCCAGCACGCCATCGACGGCATCCGCACCGACTACCACCTCGATGCGCTGGGCCTGCCCGTGGTGGTGCAAACCCGCTCGGCCGATGGCACGCTGGCCCAGCGCATCGAGCTGCAACGCGATGCTGCCGGCCGACTCATCCAGAAGCGCACGGCCCACACTCGAACCGTCTACCACTACAGCGCACTCGACCAGCTCCTGCAGATCGAACGTTTTGAGCGCCTGCCCGACTGGGGCAGCGAGCCCCAGGGCCAACGCCCGCTGGACGTGCTGGGCTTTGCGTACGACGGGCTGGGCCGCCTGATCGAAGAGCGCAGCACCCAGTTCGACTACGCGGCCGCGCCACCCAGCGAGCCACCCACCAAGACCCCGCGCCACCGGCGCCACAGCGTCGTGCGCCACAGCCACGACGAGCTGGGCAACACCATTCAAACCGTGCTGCCCCAGGGCCAGACGCTGCACTACCTGTACTACGGCAGCGGCCACCTGCACCACATCCACCTGGACGGCCACACCATCAGCGACTTCGAGCGCGATGCGCTGCACCAGGAGATCCTGCGCAGCCAAGGCCAGTTGCGCACCCATAAAACCCGCGACGCCATGGGCCGGGTGCTGCACCAGGTCAGCCGCCTGGGCGAGGTGGGCTTTGAAGACCTGCGTCACCAGGACCTGTGGCACCAGGCCGGCCAGCGGCGCAGCATCCACCGCCAGCCCAACCACCTGATCAAGGCCTATGCCTTTGATGCGAACGCCGAGCTGATCCGCCGCCGCGACCCGTTGGCCGGGGAGGTGCACTACGGCTACGACGCCATCGGCCGCATCCAAAACGCCCGCAGCCTGCCGCCCATCCGCCAGGAGCGCTACGCGTATGAAGCGCCCAGCCGGGCCGAGCTGAGCGCAGCCCTGAACCGAGACCCGTCAGCGCCCGCCCAACCGGTGCTGAACGAAACCTTTGCGTGGGACGCCGCCAGCAACCCACTGCCGCCGGGCATCGTGCTGACCGGCCCCACCAGCGAAGGCTACGTGCGCCACAACCGGGTGCTGATGCACGAAGACAAGCGCTACCAGTACGACGGCCTGGGCCGGCTGGTGCACAAGCGCATCGGCAGCCACACCGAGCAGCGCTTGAGCTGGAACGAAGACAACCAGCTCACCGAAGTCAGCACCACGCGCCTGGGGCTGACGCAGCGGGTGCGTTTTACCTACGACGCGCTGGGGCGAAGAGTGTCCAAGACGGGGGACTTTGGGACCACGTACTTCATCTGGAGCGGCCTGCGGCTGCTGCAAGAGCAGGTGGGCGCCAAGCTCACCACGCATGTCTACGAAGACCAAGACAGCTACGTGCCGCTGGCGCGCATCGAGCAACTCGACCTGGCCCAACTCGAGAACGTGGGCCTGGACCACGACTACCGGCAACAGCCGCAGAATTTCAAGCCGCGCGTGTATTACATCCACGCCAACAGCGCGGGCGCACCGGAAGAGCTGACCGATTCAGACGGCCATATCGTGTGGCAGGCGCGTTACCAGACCTGGGGCAACGTCGCGCTGCAACCGCAGCTCGGCCGCGACCCCAACCCCTACGCGCTGCCGCGTTTTAAGCCCGAGGCGCAAACGCTGCGCATGCAAGGGCAGTATGCCGATACCGAAACCGGGCTGTACTACAACACTTTCAGGTACTACGATCCGGACGTCGGCAGGTTCATCAGCCAGGACCCGATTGGGCTGGCGGGTGGGATCAACCTCTACCAGTATGGGCCGAATCCGCTGGGGTGGGTGGATCCGTGGGGGTGGGCGGTTACGCCCCTGAATGCACCCGGGTATTCAGCCTACGGACTCTATGCACCAGGCTCTGATGTTCCCTACTACGTCGGGCATACAGGCGGGGCGCTGGAAGACCGGCTGGCAGGGCATGTGTCGTCAGGTCGAGCGGTTGACGGTCAGACACGGATTAGACCACTTCCTGGGACATCGGAAGGTGGTCTGACTTATACTCAAGCCAAGGGCTTTGAGCAGGCGGGTAGGGAAAAATACAATACCAAGACGGGTTTTCCTGGAAATGTGATTGAGCCCATCAATAAGGCGCGAACCGACAAGCGTGGTCGGGCTCACTTCAAGAGCTATAGAGCGGCATCGAAGGTGATGGCGATACGGCCTGCAAAAGCAAAGTGCATGTAA
- a CDS encoding formylglycine-generating enzyme family protein has protein sequence MQTVRHLLAAGVAVGWLASGPAAAQDRVKLDGFAIDRHEVSIARFAEFVQATGLVTAAERAGSGHEWGQGWERRPGWNFRRPFGQVPASPQWPAVHVSWFEARDYCAWAGGRLPTRDEWARAAYTEQRSSQGFVQGRTYPYPTGDSADGANTNGTDPWPTLAPAGATRPGVNGLYDMGANAWEWLADRQGDTALTAGGSWWYGPAQTQASAMQWKPAEFYVVYIGLRCVWDAADSPAASR, from the coding sequence ATGCAAACAGTTCGACATCTGCTGGCAGCCGGGGTGGCCGTGGGTTGGCTGGCCAGCGGCCCGGCCGCGGCCCAGGACCGGGTGAAGCTCGACGGCTTTGCCATCGACCGCCACGAGGTCAGCATCGCGCGCTTTGCCGAGTTCGTGCAGGCCACCGGCCTGGTGACAGCGGCCGAACGGGCAGGCAGTGGCCATGAGTGGGGCCAGGGCTGGGAACGGCGCCCGGGCTGGAACTTCCGCCGCCCGTTCGGGCAGGTGCCGGCCAGCCCGCAATGGCCCGCGGTGCACGTCAGCTGGTTCGAGGCGCGCGACTATTGCGCCTGGGCCGGCGGCCGCCTGCCCACCCGCGATGAATGGGCGCGCGCCGCCTACACCGAACAACGCTCCAGCCAGGGTTTCGTCCAAGGCCGCACCTACCCATACCCCACCGGCGACAGCGCCGACGGCGCCAACACCAACGGTACCGACCCCTGGCCCACCCTGGCGCCCGCCGGTGCCACTCGCCCTGGCGTCAATGGCCTGTACGACATGGGCGCCAATGCCTGGGAATGGCTGGCCGATCGTCAGGGTGACACCGCGCTCACCGCCGGCGGCTCGTGGTGGTACGGCCCGGCCCAGACGCAGGCCAGCGCCATGCAGTGGAAGCCGGCCGAGTTCTACGTGGTGTACATCGGGCTGCGTTGCGTATGGGACGCGGCGGACTCCCCTGCCGCTTCGCGTTGA